The sequence TCCGAACGAGATTTGCGCAAGATTTGCGTAAGGCGCCGCACGCACCGCCAGAGCCAGCAGGGAGCCGTCATGACCATTCCCAACACCCGCACCGGAGGCCAGATCCTGATCGATCAGCTCGTCGCGCAAGGCGTCGAGCGCGTCACCTGCGTGCCGGGCGAGAGCTATCTGGCCGCGCTCGATGCGCTGCATGACAGCCCGATCGACGTGGTGATCTGCCGCGCCGAAGGCGGCGCTGCGATGATGGCGGAAGCCTATGGCAAGCTGACGGGACGGCCGGGAATCTGTTTCGTCACCCGCGGCCCCGGCGCGACCAATGCCAGCCACGGCGTCCACATCGCCATGCAGGATTCGACGCCGATGATCCTGTTCGTCGGCCAGGTCGACACCGGCATGCGCGAGCGCGAGGCGTTCCAGGAGCTCGACTACAAGGCGGTGTTCGGCTCCATGGCGAAATGGGCGGTCGAGATCGATCGCCCCGACCGCATTCCGGAATTGGTCGCGCGCGCCTTCCGCGTCGCGATGCAGGGCCGCCCCGGCCCCGTCGTGATCGCGCTGCCGGAGAACATGCTGACGGAGACCGCGGCCGTCGCAGACGCCATGCGGATCGAGCCGGCGGTGAGCTGGCCGGCGCCATCGGACATCGAGCGCGTCGGTGCGATGCTCGCAAGCGCCAAGGCGCCGCTGGTCGTCCTCGGCGGCTCGCGCTGGACCGATGAAGCGACCAAAAGCATCGCGCGCTTTGCCGAGCGGTTCGACCTGCCGGTCGCGACCTCGTTCCGCCGGGCCTCGCTGATCGACGCCGATCATTCGCATTATGCCGGCGATCTCGGCATCGGGCCGAGTCCGGGCCTGAAGGCGCGCATCGAGGGCGCGGATGTCATTCTCCTGATCGGCGGCCGCATGTCGGAGATGCCGTCCTCGTCCTACACGCTGCTCGCGATCCCGACACCAAAGCAGAAGCTGATCCATGTGCATCCGGGCTCGGAAGAGCTCGGCCGCGTCTACCAGCCGGCGTTGGCGATCCAGGCGGCGCCC comes from Bradyrhizobium diazoefficiens and encodes:
- a CDS encoding thiamine pyrophosphate-binding protein, encoding MTIPNTRTGGQILIDQLVAQGVERVTCVPGESYLAALDALHDSPIDVVICRAEGGAAMMAEAYGKLTGRPGICFVTRGPGATNASHGVHIAMQDSTPMILFVGQVDTGMREREAFQELDYKAVFGSMAKWAVEIDRPDRIPELVARAFRVAMQGRPGPVVIALPENMLTETAAVADAMRIEPAVSWPAPSDIERVGAMLASAKAPLVVLGGSRWTDEATKSIARFAERFDLPVATSFRRASLIDADHSHYAGDLGIGPSPGLKARIEGADVILLIGGRMSEMPSSSYTLLAIPTPKQKLIHVHPGSEELGRVYQPALAIQAAPAAFAAAVETLKPSGAVAWKGEAAKAHADYLAWTDKARELPGTFQYGQVMTWLRDRLPKDAIVCNGAGNYAGWIHRHHRFHSFAAQLAPTSGSMGYGVPAGVLAKRQYPGRIVVAFAGDGCFLMNGQEFATAVQYEAPLIVIIVDNSQYGTIRMHQERDYPGRVVGTQLKNPDFAMYANAFGGHGERVERTEEFAPAFERALASGKPSILHCIIDPRAISVGKDFVPAVKA